A stretch of Lathyrus oleraceus cultivar Zhongwan6 chromosome 6, CAAS_Psat_ZW6_1.0, whole genome shotgun sequence DNA encodes these proteins:
- the LOC127093063 gene encoding zinc finger protein JACKDAW: MQMIPNDPFSLSTSLGAFTQEQNTNPNPKPNTPPVPKKKRNLPGTPDPDAEVIALSPKTLMATNRFICEICNKGFQRDQNLQLHRRGHNLPWKLRQRSNKDVIKKKVYICPEKSCVHHDPSRALGDLTGIKKHFSRKHGEKKWKCEKCSKKYAVQSDWKAHTKTCGTREYKCDCGTLFSRKDSFITHRAFCDALAEESARITSATTTNLNFKNEESDGSMMGSHSHLQHGLSHGNGMLQNISGIPHPQFGSHGFHVDFNGIGNNNSLIMEQQQRPSLSLWLNQGNPHHQITEMGLFGSSGLSEIVQMGNASINNNALIGSSSSMLSSYGVPASNSTPANLSLSSLPIGKRGESSTSSVYNSDGQNKQLSKTVSATPMSATALLQKAAQMGSTRSTSNNNINNNGSIFSASFGVMTSPSSSNSSFDQFLMHGQESEQGKMNLLHHGGSNSMDQVQHSNLTRDFLGVSGTSGGPPQFLPQELAKFASSIQFTGNQ; the protein is encoded by the exons ATGCAAATGATTCCCAATGACCCTTTTTCACTATCCACTTCACTTGGTGCCTTTACTCAAGAACaaaacacaaaccctaacccTAAACCTAATACTCCTCCTGTCCCCAAGAAGAAGCGGAATCTTCCCGGAACACCAG ATCCAGATGCTGAGGTCATTGCGCTTTCGCCGAAGACACTCATGGCGACAAACAGATTCATCTGTGAAATATGCAACAAAGGTTTTCAAAGAGATCAAAATCTTCAACTTCACAGAAGAGGTCACAACCTTCCATGGAAGCTTAGACAGAGATCAAACAAAGATGTTATCAAGAAGAAAGTTTACATCTGTCCAGAGAAGAGTTGCGTCCACCATGATCCTTCTAGAGCTCTTGGAGACCTCACTGGTATAAAAAAGCACTTCAGTAGAAAGCACGGTGAGAAGAAGTGGAAATGCGAAAAATGTTCCAAGAAATATGCAGTCCAATCTGATTGGAAAGCTCACACAAAAACATGTGGTACAAGAGAATACAAATGTGACTGTGGCACCCTCTTCTCAAG GAAGGATAGTTTCATTACACATAGAGCTTTCTGTGATGCATTGGCAGAAGAGAGTGCAAGGATAACTTCAGCTACGACAACCAATCTAAATTTCAAGAACGAAGAAAGTGATGGTTCAATGATGGGTTCACATTCACATTTACAACATGGTTTATCACATGGAAATGGAATGCTTCAAAATATAAGTGGAATTCCGCATCCACAATTTGGTTCACATGGATTTCATGTAGATTTCAATGGAATTGGAAACAACAACTCTTTGATCATGGAGCAGCAACAAAGGCCGAGTTTATCGCTTTGGTTAAACCAAGGGAACCCACATCATCAGATTACTGAAATGGGACTTTTTGGTTCTTCAGGTTTATCTGAGATTGTTCAAATGGGAAATGCTAGTATTAATAATAATGCCTTGATTGGTTCTTCATCATCGATGTTGTCTAGTTATGGTGTTCCTGCTTCAAATTCAACACCTGCAAATCTTTCATTATCTTCACTTCCAATAGGGAAAAGAGGAGAAAGTTCAACAAGTTCTGTTTATAATTCAGATGGTCAAAATAAGCAATTATCAAAGACTGTTTCTGCTACACCAATGTCAGCTACTGCTCTTCTGCAAAAAGCAGCTCAAATGGGCTCAACTAGAAGCACTTCTAATAATAATATTAACAACAATGGTTCTATTTTTAGTGCTAGTTTTGGTGTAATGACATCACCTTCTTCTTCAAATAGTAGTTTTGATCAGTTTTTGATGCATGGACAAGAAAGTGAACAAGGAAAGATGAATCTCTTGCATCATGGTGGTTCAAATTCTATGGATCAAGTTCAACATAGTAATTTGACAAGAGATTTTCTTGGTGTGAGTGGAACAAGTGGTGGTCCTCCTCAGTTTCTACCTCAGGAGCTAGCAAAATTTGCTTCTTCCATTCAATTCACAGGAAACCAGTGA